Part of the Acidimicrobiales bacterium genome is shown below.
CGACCGGTTCGTGGCGCCCTGCACGCGCCATCGTCGTCTCCTCGTGTCGACAACGGCGGCCCCGGGATCGGGCCGTGCCGCCGACCAGGGGAACGACCTGGGCACACGCTATGTCGCGTCATCGCACGGCTCAATCGGGGTGCTGCGGGTGCGGCGGGACGCGCCACGCGCCGCCGGGGCCGGTCCGTGCCGTGTCGGTGTGGCCCGTCCCGCGATGCCGCCTCTCGAGCGCTCGGTAGGATCAGCGAGTCATGGACACCGCGGGAAAGGTCGCCGTCGTCACCGGGGCCGGCTCGGGCATCGGCCGGGCCTGCGCCCGGGCGCTGGCGGCCGCAGGTGCCGCGGTGCTGGTGGCGGACATCGACGAGAGCGGCGGGCTCGGCACCGTGGCCGCCGTGCGGGAGGCGGGGGGCTCGGCGGAGTTCGCCCGCGTCGACGTCACCCTGGTCACCGAGCTGTCGGCCATGCTCGACGCCGCCGAGCAGCGGTTGGGGGGCCTCGACATCCTCGTCAACAACGCCGGCATCGTCTGTGGCGAGCCCCTGTGGCCCGCCACGGATCCCCAGGCCCTGGCCACCCAGGTCGCCGTCAACCTCGGCGCCGTGATCCTCGGCACCCGCCTGGCCGTGGACCGGCTGGCCCCGCGCGGAGGCGGCGTCGTCGTGAACATCGCCTCGATCGGGGCGCTCCTGCCCCTGGAGGACGAGCCCGGCTACTCCGCCACCAAGGCGGGGGTGGTCATGTTCACCCGCGCCTGCGCCGCGCTGCACCGGACCCACAACATCCGGGTGAACGCCGTCCTGCCGGCGCTCGTCGACACGCCCCTGCTCGCCAAGTCCGGGGACGGGACCACCGAGGCGCCGTGGGCGCGCCAGGCGCGCGGGATCCTCCCCCTGCTGTCGCCCGACGACGTCGCCGGCGCCGTCGTGGAGATCGTGCGCGACGACAGCTTG
Proteins encoded:
- a CDS encoding SDR family oxidoreductase, with product MDTAGKVAVVTGAGSGIGRACARALAAAGAAVLVADIDESGGLGTVAAVREAGGSAEFARVDVTLVTELSAMLDAAEQRLGGLDILVNNAGIVCGEPLWPATDPQALATQVAVNLGAVILGTRLAVDRLAPRGGGVVVNIASIGALLPLEDEPGYSATKAGVVMFTRACAALHRTHNIRVNAVLPALVDTPLLAKSGDGTTEAPWARQARGILPLLSPDDVAGAVVEIVRDDSLAGRDRIVGDLPAFVTDLL